CCAGGGGCGGAGTCACCCCCGTCCCGCCTGGGTAACCACTGGGTAATGAGCGGGCATCCGGCCGGGCATGGTTGGATGCGAAGAGAGGGTGTCCGGGGGCTGTGACCTCAGCCTGGAAACGACCGGCAGGCGGGAATCGTGAGGATCTTCGGGAAGGTACGGCATCGGCCCTCCGCCTCGTGGCGGCAGGCCACCGACCGCGCGTTCACGCTGATCGGAGACGGTCGGTACGAAGACGCGGGAGCGCTTCTGACCCGGGCGGCGGACCTGGAACCGTGGCTGTCCGAGTCCTGGTTCAACCTCGCCCTGCTGCACAAGTTCCGGCACGACTGGGACCAGGCGCGGGCCGCGGGACTGCGGGCCGTCGCGCTCCTGGACCGGGAGACCGGGGCCCCCGACTGGTGGAACGTCGGCATCGCCGCCACCGCCCTCCAGGACTGGCCCCTCGCGCGGCGGGCCTGGCAGGCGTACGGGCTGAAGGTGCCCGGCGTCACCGCGCCCAACGGGGAGCCGGTCGGCATGGACCTGGGCTCCGCCGCCGTACGCCTCTCCCCCGAGGGCGAGGCCGAGGTGGTCTGGGGCCGGCGGCTCGACCCCGCCCGCATCGAGATCCTCTCCATCCCGCTGCCCTCCTCGGGGCGGCGCTGGGGCGAGGTCGTCCTGCACGACGGCGTACCGCACGGGGAGCGGCTTACGGCCGCGGGCCCGTCCTTCCCCGTCTTCGACGAGATCGAGCTCTGGGCCCCTTCCCCCGTCCCCACCTGGGTGGTCCTCCTGGAGGCCGCCACCGAGGCCGACCGGGACGCCCTGGAGCGGCTCGCGGCGGACGCGGGATTTGCCGCCGAGGACTGGTCGTCGTCCGTACGGCTGCTCTGCCGGGCCTGCTCGGAGTCGAAGATGGCCAGCGACGAGGGCGACGGCGAGCAGCACCTGGACCCGCACGACCACAGCGAGCCGGGACACCCCGGACCGTACGGGCACCGTACGGCGGGCGAGCTCTGGTCCCCCGAGCGCGAATGCGGCATCGCGGCGCCCGCGGGACTGGTGCGCGGGCTGCTCGACGGGTGGGTCGCGGACTCGCCGGACAGCCGTGAGTGGCGTGATCTGGAAGAAGTCTGCTGACGGCTGCGGCCGCCGCTGCCCGTAGGCTGTACGGGATCGAATTCGGGTTTTGAGGAAGGTTTACGGCGGACATGGCGCAGCAGGAGACGGACCAGCAGGCCGAGCAGCAGGTCAATGACGGTTTCGTCGTGGACACCGAGGACTGCGAGGCGCGCGAGGAGGCCTACCGCGCACGCGGCACGGCCCGCCCCATCACGGTCGTCGGGAACCCGGTCCTGCACAAGGAGTGCAAGGACGTCACGGAGTTCGGCCCCGAGCTGGCCCAGCTGATCGACGACATGTTCGCCAGCCAGAAGGCCGCCGAGGGCGTGGGCCTGGCCGCCAACCAGATCGGCGTCGACCTCAAGGTCTTCGTCTACGACTGCCCGGACGACGACGGCGTGCGCCACACCGGTGTCGTCTGCAACCCGGTCCTGGAGGAGCTCCCCGCCGACCGCCGCGTCCTCGACGACGGCAACGAGGGCTGCCTCTCCGTCCCGACCGCCTACGCCGAGCTGGCCCGCCCCGACTACGCGGTCGTCCACGGCCAGGACGCCGAGGGCAACCCCATCAAGGTGCGGGGGACGGGGTACTTCGCGCGCTGCCTGCAGCACGAGACGGACCACCTGTACGGCTACCTCTACATCGACCGTCTGTCGAAGCGCGACCGCAAGGACGCGCTCCGGCAGATGGAAGAGGGCACGCCGCGCTACGAGACTGTGCCGAACGCCTGATCTGTTACGCGGCCGGCTCCGTCACGCGGAACGTGCGGCGGTAGGCGTTGGGCGTCGTGCCGAGCGTGCGCAGGAAGTGGTGGCGCAGGCCGGCCGCCGTGCCGAAGCCCGCGCGGCCCGCGATCGCGTCCACCGTGTCGTCGGAGCCCTCCAGCAACTCCTGGGCGTACAGCACGCGTTGGCGCAGGAGCCAGCGGTAGGGCGTGGTGCCCGTCTCCTGCTGGAAGCGGCGGGCGAAGGTGCGCGGCGACATGTGCGCGCGGGCGGCGAGCTCCTCCACGGTCATCTCGTCCTCCAGGTGCCGCGACATCCAGGCGAGCACCTCGCCGACCGTGTCGCACCGCTCCATCGCGGCGAGCGGGCGCTCGATGAACTGGGCCTGGCCGCCGTCGCGGTGCGGCGGGACGACCATCCGGCGGGCGATGGCGTTGGCGATCTGGGGGCCGTGCTCCTGCCGTACGAGATGGAGGCAGGCGTCGATCCCTGCGGCGGTGCCCGCGGAGGTGATGATCTGGCCGTCCTGTACGTACAGGACATCGGGCTCGACGGCCGCCCGCGGGTACTGGCGGGCGAATTCCTCGGCATGGTGCCAGTGCATGGTGCAGCGGCGCCCTTCGAGGAGGCCCGCCGCGGCGAGCACGAACACGCCGGAGCAGACGCTCAGGACGAGGGCCCCGCGGTCCACGGCGTGGCGCAGCGCGGCCAGGAGCTCGGGCGGGAAGGTGCGGGAGGAGAAGTCCCCGCCCGCGGGGACGACGATCAGGTCGGCCTCCTCCAGGCGGTCGAGGCCGAGCGCTGTGGTGATCGTGAAGCCGGCGTGCGTGGACAGGACGGGGCCGTCGGCGGAGACCACCGCGAAGTCGTAGACGGGCAGCCCTTCTTCGCTCCGGTCGATCCCGAACACCTCGCAGGCGACGCCGAGTTCGAACGGCTGGACCTTGTCGAGCAGCACCACGGCGACGTTTTTCAGCATGGATCCAGTGTGGCAGTAATTCGAGGTTGCGTGACGGTCCTGCCACTCATTTTTCGGGCCGCAGCGCGGGAAAGTAGACGCATGGACAACTTCCTGAACTACCTGACCGTCATCGCCGTCTTCGTCCTCATCGCCCTGCCGTCGCTGGTCGGGGTCGCCCGCGACCGGCGCATCGACCGGCAGATCGCACGGGCCGCCGCCGCTCAGCGCAGCTCGGACCGACCCGGGGTCTCGTACGAACTCTCCGCCTGAGCCCGGGGCGAGGCCATGTCGAGCAGCACCATGGCGTCGTACGCGGGGCTTCCCGGCTCCGCGTGGTACGCGATGAGCCGCTGCTCCTCGGTCCTGGCGAGGGTCATCGACTCGTACCCGAGGGTCACGTCGCCGACCTCGGGGTGGTGGAACCGCTTGTGTCCGTCCACCCTCGCCTCCACGTCGTACTGCTTCCACAGCCGGGCGAACTCCGGGCTCTTGACGGCCAGTTCGCCCACCAGCTCCACCAGGTCCGGTGCGTCGGCATACGTACCGGCCATCGCCCGCAGCCGGGCCGCGACGCCCGGGGCGAGCTTCTCCCACTCCGGGTAGAGGGCGCGGGCACCCGGGTGCAGGAAGAAGAACCGCAGGATGTTGCGCTGCCCGGCCGGCCACTCCTCGATGCCGGCGAGCAGCCGGTAGCCGCCGGGGTTGGCCGCGAGGATGTCGTTGGTGCGGCTGACCACATAGGCGGGGTTGGGCCGCAGCGCCTCGAGCAGCTGGTGCACGCCGGGCCGCACGGTCCGCGCCGGTACGGGTTTCCGCCGCTCGGGGGCGCGCTGGGCCGATGCGGCCGCGAGTCCGCGCAGGTGCTCCTGCTCGTCGTCGTTGAGCCGCAGGGTCGCGGCGAGCGCGTCGACCACGGCCGGGCTGGGGCGGGTCTCCTTCCCCTGCTCCAGGCGCGTGTAGTAGTCGATGGACACCCCGGCGAGCGTTGCCAGTTCCTCGCGCCGCAGCCCCGGGGTGCGGCGCAGGCCGATGCCCTCGGGCAGGCCCACGTCGGAGGGGGTGACCCTGGCCCGGCGGGCGCGCAGAAATATGCCGAGTTCGCTCATGAACGCCATTGTGGCCGACGCGTGTCGGCCGTGGGGGGCCCTGGCACACCCAGGAACAGTGCGGTCTGCCGGGGCGGCCCTCCCGGAACCAGTGTTGCGGCCATGGCTACCGACACCGCACCACAGACCGCACAGACCGCACAGACCGGACGACCCCAACTCGCCTCCCCGGGACCGGTCCTGGCCGCCTCCCTCATCGGCTTCTTCGTCATCGCGCTCGACGCGCTCGTC
The sequence above is drawn from the Streptomyces sp. NBC_01465 genome and encodes:
- a CDS encoding GlxA family transcriptional regulator; this encodes MLKNVAVVLLDKVQPFELGVACEVFGIDRSEEGLPVYDFAVVSADGPVLSTHAGFTITTALGLDRLEEADLIVVPAGGDFSSRTFPPELLAALRHAVDRGALVLSVCSGVFVLAAAGLLEGRRCTMHWHHAEEFARQYPRAAVEPDVLYVQDGQIITSAGTAAGIDACLHLVRQEHGPQIANAIARRMVVPPHRDGGQAQFIERPLAAMERCDTVGEVLAWMSRHLEDEMTVEELAARAHMSPRTFARRFQQETGTTPYRWLLRQRVLYAQELLEGSDDTVDAIAGRAGFGTAAGLRHHFLRTLGTTPNAYRRTFRVTEPAA
- the def gene encoding peptide deformylase, with the protein product MAQQETDQQAEQQVNDGFVVDTEDCEAREEAYRARGTARPITVVGNPVLHKECKDVTEFGPELAQLIDDMFASQKAAEGVGLAANQIGVDLKVFVYDCPDDDGVRHTGVVCNPVLEELPADRRVLDDGNEGCLSVPTAYAELARPDYAVVHGQDAEGNPIKVRGTGYFARCLQHETDHLYGYLYIDRLSKRDRKDALRQMEEGTPRYETVPNA
- a CDS encoding helix-turn-helix transcriptional regulator, whose amino-acid sequence is MSELGIFLRARRARVTPSDVGLPEGIGLRRTPGLRREELATLAGVSIDYYTRLEQGKETRPSPAVVDALAATLRLNDDEQEHLRGLAAASAQRAPERRKPVPARTVRPGVHQLLEALRPNPAYVVSRTNDILAANPGGYRLLAGIEEWPAGQRNILRFFFLHPGARALYPEWEKLAPGVAARLRAMAGTYADAPDLVELVGELAVKSPEFARLWKQYDVEARVDGHKRFHHPEVGDVTLGYESMTLARTEEQRLIAYHAEPGSPAYDAMVLLDMASPRAQAESSYETPGRSELR
- a CDS encoding tetratricopeptide repeat protein: MRIFGKVRHRPSASWRQATDRAFTLIGDGRYEDAGALLTRAADLEPWLSESWFNLALLHKFRHDWDQARAAGLRAVALLDRETGAPDWWNVGIAATALQDWPLARRAWQAYGLKVPGVTAPNGEPVGMDLGSAAVRLSPEGEAEVVWGRRLDPARIEILSIPLPSSGRRWGEVVLHDGVPHGERLTAAGPSFPVFDEIELWAPSPVPTWVVLLEAATEADRDALERLAADAGFAAEDWSSSVRLLCRACSESKMASDEGDGEQHLDPHDHSEPGHPGPYGHRTAGELWSPERECGIAAPAGLVRGLLDGWVADSPDSREWRDLEEVC